The following coding sequences are from one uncultured Methanobrevibacter sp. window:
- the purQ gene encoding phosphoribosylformylglycinamidine synthase subunit PurQ: MAIGIIRFPGTNCDRDVYKAIELAGGQAEYIWWNNEDLTDYDGIVIPGGFSYGDYLRAGAIASNTPVVEGVKALVKEEKPVLGICNGAQILGEIGLIPGLFITNEVPKFNCEWSKLKVANNKTPFTKNFEKGQVIDIPIAHAEGRFYTQDIDLMKDQDQIVLQFAEENPNGSMEAITGVCDESGLVLAMMPHPERATTKLLGSDNGLEFFKGMLDSI; encoded by the coding sequence ATGGCAATTGGAATTATAAGATTCCCTGGAACTAACTGCGACCGTGATGTTTATAAGGCTATTGAACTTGCAGGCGGCCAAGCAGAGTATATCTGGTGGAATAATGAAGATCTAACTGATTATGATGGAATTGTTATACCTGGAGGATTCTCTTACGGAGATTACTTGCGTGCAGGAGCAATAGCTTCAAACACTCCTGTTGTGGAAGGAGTAAAGGCACTTGTAAAAGAGGAAAAGCCAGTTCTCGGAATATGTAATGGAGCACAGATTCTTGGAGAGATTGGACTTATTCCAGGATTGTTCATTACTAATGAAGTACCTAAATTCAATTGTGAATGGTCTAAATTGAAAGTTGCAAACAATAAGACCCCATTCACTAAAAACTTTGAAAAAGGCCAAGTAATTGACATTCCAATAGCTCACGCTGAAGGAAGATTCTACACTCAAGACATTGATCTTATGAAAGACCAGGATCAAATCGTTCTTCAGTTTGCAGAGGAAAATCCTAATGGGTCTATGGAAGCAATTACTGGTGTTTGTGATGAATCGGGACTTGTTCTTGCAATGATGCCACACCCAGAAAGGGCTACC
- the purS gene encoding phosphoribosylformylglycinamidine synthase subunit PurS codes for MMYDMEVKVSLKPGMLNPEATTIQRSLALLGYEVKGTKTKEIITFCMEADSEDDAREKVDDMCQKLLCNPIIHNYTIKIIKMDLSCGCGCE; via the coding sequence ATGATGTATGACATGGAAGTTAAAGTTTCCTTAAAACCGGGAATGTTAAATCCAGAAGCAACCACTATTCAAAGATCCCTTGCTCTTTTAGGATATGAAGTAAAAGGAACCAAAACAAAAGAAATCATTACTTTTTGTATGGAAGCGGATTCCGAAGATGATGCAAGAGAAAAAGTAGATGACATGTGTCAAAAACTATTATGCAACCCAATTATCCACAATTACACTATAAAAATCATTAAAATGGATTTAAGCTGCGGATGCGGATGCGAATAG
- the purC gene encoding phosphoribosylaminoimidazolesuccinocarboxamide synthase, whose translation MDSKNLLYEGKAKSVFQGENPDEVIIDFRDDMTAGDGARKESMGQKGYINSVICAKIFETLEDAGVETQLIELCEPCVMKAKKLDMIPIEVIVRNIATGSIIRKFPFEDKAPFNPPLIQMDFKDDEFHDPMLNDAIAIALGIASKEDLDKLRELALKVNEVMSKMFKDIGIILVDFKIEFGKDKDGNIILGDEISPDSCRLWDAETLDMLDKELFRQGKDDEVIDAYEEVFNRLLTDADKEKWGI comes from the coding sequence ATGGATTCTAAAAATTTACTTTATGAAGGAAAAGCAAAAAGCGTTTTCCAAGGCGAAAATCCTGATGAAGTCATAATTGACTTTAGAGATGACATGACTGCAGGAGATGGTGCTAGAAAAGAAAGCATGGGGCAAAAAGGTTACATTAACTCAGTTATTTGTGCAAAGATCTTTGAAACTCTTGAAGATGCTGGAGTTGAAACACAATTGATTGAACTATGCGAACCTTGTGTCATGAAAGCTAAAAAACTTGATATGATTCCTATAGAAGTTATAGTTAGGAACATAGCTACTGGAAGCATTATCAGGAAATTCCCATTTGAAGATAAAGCTCCATTCAACCCACCCCTTATACAAATGGACTTTAAGGACGATGAATTCCATGACCCAATGTTGAACGATGCAATAGCTATTGCTCTTGGAATAGCAAGCAAAGAGGACTTAGACAAATTAAGAGAGCTTGCTCTTAAGGTAAATGAAGTCATGAGCAAAATGTTTAAGGACATTGGAATCATTCTTGTAGACTTTAAAATCGAATTCGGTAAGGACAAGGATGGAAACATTATCTTAGGTGATGAGATAAGCCCTGACAGCTGCAGATTATGGGATGCTGAAACCCTTGATATGCTTGATAAGGAACTCTTCAGACAAGGAAAGGATGATGAGGTCATCGATGCATATGAAGAAGTGTTCAACAGACTCTTAACCGATGCAGATAAAGAAAAATGGGGAATCTGA
- the glmS gene encoding glutamine--fructose-6-phosphate transaminase (isomerizing): MCGIVGCVLKNENVAPILLDSISKLEYRGYDSIGLATACDGKINLKKDAGKIDEVNAKLNFEEMPGSYGIAHVRWATHGDPSKENSHPHLNSAGTIAVVHNGIIENYLAIKEELISEGYEFKSDTDTEVIPHLLDKFMKEGLDLEKAVRKVIGIIEGAYALAAICTDEPNKVVATRKDSPLIVGIGEDEYFVASDSPAILKYTNNIAYLDKGDIVILTEDGVTFKDENDKVIKKEIDVLDWSPEMAEKEGYDHFMIKEINEQDVAIKNTLAEKDKVKAIVDEVKGTINRVVFVACGTSYHASLTGKYLIESLVGIPTEVLLASEFKYSAKALNDKTLVIFISQSGETADTLKALDAANEVSKTLAIVNVRGSSATRRADYVIQTQAGPEIGVAATKTYVSQLIAIYLFSALLADDEELLKRLEKVPDYIDEVLKKQGIIREISHLYKRDKDAFFIGRGFSYPIALEGALKLKEISYIHAEGYAAGELKHGPIALIDEHIPVVVVAPPGEDYKKIMSNLQEVKARGADILGIGAIGDEDLVSESDNVFLINPEVDDILAPLVYIVPLQLLSYHVSVIRKLDPDKPKNLAKCVTVE, encoded by the coding sequence ATGTGTGGAATTGTTGGATGTGTATTGAAAAATGAAAATGTGGCACCCATTCTTTTGGATTCCATATCCAAATTGGAATATAGGGGATATGACTCCATTGGTTTAGCTACTGCTTGTGATGGTAAGATTAATCTTAAAAAGGATGCCGGTAAAATAGATGAAGTTAATGCTAAATTAAACTTTGAAGAAATGCCAGGCAGCTATGGAATTGCCCATGTAAGATGGGCAACTCATGGAGATCCAAGCAAGGAAAATTCACACCCGCATTTGAATTCCGCAGGAACTATCGCTGTAGTTCACAATGGTATCATTGAGAACTATTTGGCAATCAAGGAAGAACTAATCTCTGAAGGATATGAATTTAAGTCAGACACTGATACAGAAGTAATTCCACACTTGCTTGATAAATTCATGAAAGAGGGATTGGATTTAGAAAAAGCTGTTCGTAAGGTTATAGGCATTATTGAAGGGGCTTATGCTCTTGCAGCTATTTGTACAGATGAGCCGAATAAAGTTGTAGCTACCCGTAAGGACAGTCCTTTAATTGTAGGAATTGGTGAGGATGAATACTTCGTTGCATCTGACTCTCCAGCTATTTTGAAATATACCAACAATATAGCATACCTTGATAAGGGGGATATAGTTATACTTACTGAAGATGGCGTTACCTTCAAGGATGAAAATGATAAGGTGATCAAAAAGGAAATTGATGTTCTTGATTGGTCTCCTGAAATGGCTGAAAAAGAAGGCTATGACCACTTTATGATTAAGGAAATCAATGAGCAGGATGTTGCAATCAAAAATACTTTAGCTGAAAAAGATAAGGTTAAGGCTATTGTCGATGAAGTTAAAGGAACAATCAACAGGGTTGTTTTTGTTGCATGCGGAACATCTTACCATGCTTCATTGACTGGAAAATATCTTATCGAGTCTTTGGTAGGCATACCGACTGAGGTCTTGCTTGCTTCTGAGTTCAAGTATTCAGCTAAGGCATTGAATGACAAAACCCTTGTAATATTCATTTCACAGTCAGGTGAAACTGCAGACACTTTGAAGGCATTGGATGCTGCTAATGAAGTGTCCAAAACTTTAGCAATTGTAAATGTAAGGGGAAGTTCCGCTACAAGAAGAGCGGATTATGTTATTCAAACCCAAGCAGGTCCTGAAATCGGTGTAGCAGCTACAAAAACCTATGTAAGCCAATTAATAGCTATTTACTTATTCTCTGCACTCCTTGCAGATGATGAGGAATTGCTTAAAAGATTGGAAAAGGTTCCTGATTACATTGATGAGGTTCTTAAGAAGCAAGGAATCATTCGTGAAATTTCTCATTTATACAAAAGGGATAAGGATGCATTCTTCATTGGAAGAGGTTTCTCTTACCCTATCGCTTTAGAAGGAGCTTTAAAATTAAAGGAAATTTCCTATATTCATGCTGAAGGTTATGCTGCAGGTGAACTTAAGCATGGTCCAATCGCTTTGATTGATGAGCATATTCCTGTAGTTGTAGTTGCACCTCCAGGAGAAGATTATAAAAAGATCATGAGCAATTTGCAAGAGGTTAAGGCAAGAGGTGCTGATATATTAGGTATTGGTGCCATAGGAGATGAGGATTTAGTGTCTGAATCTGATAATGTATTCTTAATTAATCCGGAAGTAGATGATATCTTAGCTCCGCTTGTTTATATAGTTCCACTTCAATTATTAAGTTATCATGTGTCTGTAATTAGAAAATTGGATCCTGATAAGCCTAAGAATTTGGCTAAGTGTGTGACTGTAGAATAG
- a CDS encoding acyltransferase produces the protein MSISPKRILYLDEVRSLAIMLVVIGHVSRLFSYDFYSWLFCSGVFSLTRIGVPLFFTVSGSLLLTRKYEVKKFLEKRFKRVFLPFLFWIIVYIIAGILIWHYQPTITYFIDTAFGVQDYSRPFWFIWSLIGVYLLIPVIGSFIREEGMKGAEYLILITFILSILYTVGFFDYPQMKYNFRVIFNFFPVLGYFIMGSYIHNKQFKYSDKKMFAIGCIVFLIGIAGHFTKIYLKGLGGYGLAPIDFFDIFVIMETIGLFIAFKYASVKWIKKDAKMIRERKIGEVILLFSSCSFGIYFSHYILLQYLTTRSFLAPIVKTNAYLWLPVSSVIIIGLSWLLIFTMSKIPILEIGSGRK, from the coding sequence ATGAGCATTAGTCCCAAGCGTATACTGTATCTAGATGAAGTTCGTTCATTGGCAATCATGCTGGTTGTAATCGGACACGTATCCAGATTGTTTTCATATGATTTCTATAGCTGGCTATTCTGTAGTGGCGTGTTCTCACTTACACGTATTGGCGTTCCACTCTTCTTTACAGTTAGTGGATCTCTTCTTTTGACAAGAAAATATGAAGTAAAGAAATTTCTTGAAAAGCGTTTCAAGCGTGTATTCCTGCCATTTTTATTTTGGATTATAGTGTACATTATTGCGGGAATTCTCATATGGCATTACCAGCCAACAATAACTTATTTTATTGATACTGCATTTGGTGTACAGGACTATTCAAGACCATTCTGGTTTATCTGGTCCTTGATTGGAGTTTATCTTCTCATTCCAGTTATAGGCAGTTTCATCCGTGAAGAAGGAATGAAAGGAGCAGAATACTTGATACTGATTACATTCATTCTCTCCATATTGTACACTGTTGGATTCTTTGACTATCCTCAAATGAAATACAATTTCAGGGTAATCTTCAACTTCTTCCCTGTTCTAGGATACTTCATTATGGGATCATATATCCACAACAAGCAGTTCAAGTACTCTGACAAGAAGATGTTTGCTATAGGATGCATAGTGTTCCTTATTGGTATAGCTGGCCACTTTACAAAGATATACCTAAAGGGACTTGGAGGATATGGTCTTGCCCCAATAGACTTCTTTGACATCTTTGTAATTATGGAAACCATTGGACTCTTCATAGCATTCAAGTATGCAAGTGTGAAATGGATTAAAAAAGATGCAAAAATGATTAGGGAAAGAAAGATAGGTGAAGTAATTCTTTTATTCTCATCATGCAGTTTTGGAATATACTTCTCACACTATATCTTATTGCAATACTTGACAACCAGAAGCTTTTTAGCTCCAATAGTAAAAACCAACGCTTACCTTTGGTTACCTGTCAGTTCAGTAATCATTATTGGATTAAGCTGGTTACTCATATTTACAATGAGCAAAATTCCAATTCTTGAAATAGGAAGCGGAAGAAAATAA
- the glf gene encoding UDP-galactopyranose mutase: MKYDYLIVGSGLFGSVFAYEMTKRGKKCLVIEKRDHIGGNVYTEEEYGINVHKYGAHIFHTDNKEIWNYINQFADFNRYTNSPVANYKGELYNLPFNMNTFYQMWGVKTPEEAKAKIEEQKSEANISKPKNLEEQAISLVGQDIYEKLVKGYTEKQWGRDCTDLPAFIIKRLPVRFTFDNNYFNDLYQGIPIGGYTKIIEKMLEGVEVRLNTDFFDNKEEFLSMADKVLFTGMIDQYYDYCFGELEYRGLDFEFETLDMENYQGNAVINYTDRETPFTRIIEHKHFENAISDKTVITREYPKAWKKGEEAYYPMNDERNSELFAKYRELADKEDKVIFGGRLGMYQYFDMWKVIEEALKLANSL, translated from the coding sequence ATGAAATATGATTATTTAATTGTAGGATCAGGTTTATTCGGCTCTGTATTTGCATATGAAATGACTAAAAGAGGCAAGAAATGTTTAGTCATTGAAAAGAGAGACCATATTGGAGGAAATGTTTATACTGAAGAAGAATATGGAATAAATGTTCATAAGTATGGAGCTCATATATTCCACACAGACAATAAAGAGATTTGGAATTACATCAATCAATTTGCTGACTTTAACCGTTACACAAATTCCCCTGTGGCTAACTACAAAGGCGAATTATACAACCTTCCTTTCAATATGAACACATTTTATCAGATGTGGGGAGTGAAGACTCCTGAGGAAGCTAAAGCAAAGATTGAAGAGCAAAAAAGTGAAGCCAATATCAGTAAACCGAAGAACCTTGAAGAGCAAGCTATTTCCCTTGTCGGACAAGACATCTATGAAAAGCTTGTAAAAGGATACACAGAAAAGCAGTGGGGAAGAGACTGTACAGATTTGCCTGCTTTCATCATTAAAAGATTACCTGTAAGGTTTACTTTTGACAATAATTACTTCAATGATTTATATCAAGGAATTCCAATTGGAGGATACACCAAAATAATTGAAAAGATGCTTGAAGGTGTTGAAGTAAGATTGAACACTGATTTCTTTGATAATAAGGAAGAGTTTTTATCAATGGCTGATAAGGTTCTCTTTACAGGAATGATTGATCAGTATTATGACTATTGCTTTGGAGAGCTTGAATACAGAGGGCTTGACTTTGAGTTTGAAACTCTTGATATGGAAAACTATCAGGGAAATGCTGTTATCAATTATACTGATAGGGAAACTCCTTTTACAAGAATAATTGAACATAAGCACTTTGAGAATGCTATTTCTGACAAGACTGTTATTACAAGAGAGTATCCTAAAGCATGGAAAAAAGGAGAAGAAGCATATTATCCTATGAATGATGAAAGGAATAGTGAACTCTTTGCTAAATATAGAGAATTGGCAGATAAAGAGGATAAGGTTATCTTTGGTGGAAGACTTGGAATGTATCAATACTTTGATATGTGGAAAGTCATCGAAGAGGCTTTAAAATTAGCAAATAGTTTATAA
- a CDS encoding DUF4422 domain-containing protein gives MKIQVYVVSHSEEDIRDIDANDVYVPLFVGRDGKDNLGFVSDDTGDNISNKNSSYCELTGLYWMWKNSDADIIGLVHYRRYFANWRLGKRLERKDLEKIFEEYDIILPKKTTALLGSVYEDYDHWNYAKDLDLCEEVIAEQCPEYLESYKKVVNGKELYYYNMFIAKKEVIGPYCEWVFPILAEVEKRVDMTGYDDYQKRIYGFLTERLFDVWMDKQNLKVKESDLKLKGLRLIVYMWFVKIPIVRWVYVHIYAGLFHKAMRR, from the coding sequence ATGAAGATTCAAGTTTATGTAGTATCACATAGTGAAGAAGATATTAGAGATATCGATGCAAATGATGTTTATGTACCTCTTTTTGTAGGAAGGGATGGAAAGGACAACCTTGGTTTTGTCAGTGATGATACTGGAGACAATATTTCAAACAAAAACTCTTCCTATTGTGAACTGACCGGTTTATACTGGATGTGGAAAAATAGTGATGCAGATATTATTGGTTTGGTTCATTATAGGCGTTATTTTGCTAATTGGAGATTAGGAAAACGTCTTGAAAGAAAGGATTTGGAAAAGATTTTTGAGGAATATGACATTATTCTTCCTAAAAAGACAACTGCCCTTTTAGGTTCAGTTTATGAAGATTATGATCATTGGAATTATGCAAAAGACCTTGATTTATGTGAAGAGGTAATCGCTGAACAGTGTCCTGAATATCTTGAAAGTTATAAAAAGGTCGTGAATGGTAAGGAACTTTATTACTACAATATGTTTATAGCTAAAAAAGAAGTCATTGGTCCTTATTGTGAGTGGGTTTTCCCAATACTTGCTGAAGTTGAAAAAAGAGTTGATATGACTGGATATGATGATTATCAAAAAAGAATTTACGGATTTTTAACAGAAAGGCTTTTTGATGTTTGGATGGATAAACAGAACCTTAAAGTTAAGGAATCTGATCTTAAATTGAAAGGTTTAAGGTTAATTGTTTATATGTGGTTTGTGAAAATACCTATTGTCAGATGGGTTTATGTGCATATTTATGCTGGTTTGTTTCATAAAGCTATGAGGCGTTAG
- a CDS encoding flippase, translated as MNQIKTIFKNVSWVTLSQIVTNVFAFFWTILIARYLGVTQYGILSFVLSLVMIIGIGEDIGITTYTTRELARNRSLTQKFINNILPIKLILSLILLVLTIVSLHLLGYDLLTLELTFIIFFETIFLTNANFLSGVFQAHENLKPSSIGSIICSSVLLTSTVIVVIFDLGVVCIAISYVLANLCFFAYLFKNIWDVFEFPKFDFDFDFWRKAILKSLPFGLTMFFYGIYFSIDVVMISWLANDYATGLYNAVYKIISVFSAFYLVYQYVIYPLMSKLYSKDPNLLKLSFNQSIKYSLLILLPIIIGMYFYSPYLIDLIYTNQYALASLAMQILIWAVIFLFINGVATSLLNSIGKEFSVTKIYIIAAIFNVALNYLLIPKYTYIGASVATVLSEILILGLMLHAISKTDYKPDVSLLKTVIKLVISGLILAIVLYYINVSLWLAIPIGLVVYVFALFITHSIDDTDKYIIKELLNR; from the coding sequence ATGAATCAGATAAAAACTATATTTAAAAATGTTAGTTGGGTCACTTTATCTCAAATAGTTACAAATGTTTTTGCATTTTTTTGGACAATCCTCATTGCAAGATATTTGGGAGTAACACAATATGGGATTCTTTCATTTGTGCTATCTTTAGTAATGATTATTGGAATTGGTGAAGACATAGGTATTACAACATACACCACTCGAGAATTAGCACGTAATAGGTCACTCACTCAAAAATTTATAAATAATATTTTGCCAATAAAATTAATCTTATCTTTAATTTTACTAGTATTAACAATAGTTTCATTACATCTGTTAGGTTATGATTTATTAACTCTTGAATTAACGTTCATTATATTCTTTGAAACAATATTCTTAACTAATGCTAATTTTTTATCAGGAGTTTTTCAAGCGCATGAAAACTTAAAGCCAAGTTCTATTGGATCAATAATATGTAGTTCAGTATTGCTTACTTCAACTGTTATAGTGGTGATATTCGATTTAGGGGTTGTTTGTATAGCTATTTCTTATGTATTAGCGAATTTATGTTTCTTTGCCTATTTATTTAAAAATATTTGGGATGTTTTCGAATTTCCAAAATTTGATTTTGATTTTGATTTTTGGAGAAAAGCTATTCTAAAATCATTACCCTTCGGTTTAACTATGTTTTTTTATGGTATTTATTTCTCTATTGATGTTGTTATGATTTCTTGGTTGGCAAATGATTATGCAACTGGATTATATAATGCAGTATATAAAATTATTTCTGTATTTTCAGCATTTTATTTAGTTTATCAATATGTAATTTATCCATTAATGAGTAAATTATATTCTAAAGATCCAAATCTTTTAAAATTAAGTTTTAATCAATCTATTAAATATTCATTATTGATTTTATTGCCGATAATTATTGGAATGTATTTCTATTCCCCATATCTAATTGATTTAATTTATACTAATCAGTATGCTTTAGCTTCTCTGGCTATGCAAATACTTATTTGGGCAGTCATATTTTTATTTATTAATGGTGTAGCAACATCCTTGCTAAATTCTATAGGAAAAGAATTCAGTGTAACAAAGATTTATATCATAGCTGCCATATTTAATGTTGCTTTAAATTATTTATTAATTCCGAAATATACTTATATCGGTGCATCAGTAGCTACTGTGTTAAGTGAAATATTAATTTTAGGATTAATGTTGCATGCAATATCTAAAACTGACTATAAGCCAGATGTTTCCTTATTAAAAACAGTTATAAAATTAGTCATTAGTGGATTAATTCTTGCTATTGTTTTATATTACATTAATGTTTCATTATGGTTAGCAATCCCAATCGGTCTTGTGGTATATGTATTTGCTTTATTTATCACTCATTCTATTGATGATACTGATAAATACATAATCAAAGAGTTACTAAATAGGTAA
- a CDS encoding pyruvate formate lyase family protein has translation MGLFDNIKSITGRKSKEGSVNSRPIIYSSTFNKLNRRFGNREKATSYLASNMHNFYISSSKFDKGIQIKNLFRKVEIDIPKEGFIYFLDELKNLNFDGKVINGISPDYSKFLHSSVYTYNEFYFHPKSGRGFARDLSSDFIKNQLDALDGIELFIYSIVKKLRNSNHKDRAKFARYFENMIDAPAEHFEEALQRILFYNQILWQTGHSAIGLGRLDKILEDFYFDDLNSGFVTQEEVYEIIKSFLKTLHSYQWYKSDAFIGDTGQVIVLGGKYEDEYGEYYFYNDLTYMFIRAIGELKLYEPKIVLRISNETPRDLIELALETISNGISNIMFSNDEIVIDKMVEFGYEKADATNYSVSKYYGPATVGKGLEQNNMACISFLKPLNEFFDNETPQVLDMLDNYGELFNSYKYYLKKEVESVIETLDDVVWNEDPLLSLFIDDCNDNQLDISKGGAKYNHYGITTVALENTVNSLYNIKKLVFDDKKYTLTDLNKMRKNNFKKDKYQDVYKILRNMKPCFGMDDREIINITNDVIQLLEDCLKDYTNEFGGKIKFGLTNSSYIFSDDEISASFDGRKVVEPFNPYISLDTEKDFTEVLRFASKIDLDGCKFNGNVIDLMFAPNFIKNHFDVLTDFVISSIQLGFFQMQFNLVSSKTLIEAKEEPETHPNLIVKFCGFSTYFNDLPKGHQILLINRALKNEGK, from the coding sequence ATGGGTCTATTTGATAATATTAAAAGCATTACTGGACGTAAATCAAAGGAAGGTTCAGTCAATAGTAGGCCTATCATTTATTCATCCACTTTCAATAAACTAAACAGAAGATTTGGAAATAGGGAAAAGGCAACTTCTTATTTGGCTTCCAATATGCACAATTTTTACATTTCCTCATCCAAATTTGATAAAGGGATTCAAATAAAGAATCTTTTTAGAAAAGTGGAGATTGATATTCCTAAAGAAGGTTTCATATACTTTTTAGATGAATTGAAAAATCTAAATTTTGATGGAAAAGTCATAAACGGCATTTCACCGGATTATTCAAAGTTCCTTCACAGTTCCGTTTATACATATAATGAATTCTATTTCCATCCCAAATCAGGTCGCGGTTTTGCACGTGATTTAAGTTCTGATTTCATTAAAAACCAATTGGATGCATTGGATGGAATTGAATTATTCATTTACAGCATAGTGAAGAAATTAAGAAATTCCAATCATAAGGATAGGGCTAAATTTGCCCGTTACTTTGAAAATATGATTGATGCTCCTGCAGAACACTTTGAAGAGGCATTGCAGAGAATTCTTTTCTATAATCAAATCTTATGGCAAACTGGCCATTCTGCAATTGGTTTAGGCAGATTGGATAAAATCCTTGAAGACTTTTATTTCGATGATCTTAACAGCGGATTTGTCACTCAGGAAGAAGTGTATGAAATTATAAAATCATTCTTAAAGACTTTACATTCTTACCAATGGTATAAAAGCGATGCATTTATAGGAGATACTGGTCAGGTAATTGTTCTTGGAGGTAAATATGAGGATGAATATGGTGAATATTACTTCTACAATGACTTGACTTACATGTTCATTCGTGCCATCGGGGAATTGAAATTATATGAACCTAAAATCGTGCTTAGGATAAGCAATGAAACTCCACGTGATTTAATAGAATTGGCTTTGGAAACCATCAGCAATGGAATTTCCAATATAATGTTCTCAAATGATGAGATAGTGATAGATAAGATGGTGGAGTTTGGCTATGAAAAGGCAGATGCTACAAATTATTCAGTTTCCAAATATTATGGTCCTGCAACTGTGGGAAAAGGATTGGAACAGAATAATATGGCTTGCATTTCATTTTTAAAACCTCTAAATGAGTTTTTTGATAATGAAACTCCTCAAGTATTGGACATGCTTGACAATTATGGAGAGCTATTTAATTCATATAAGTATTATCTCAAGAAAGAGGTTGAATCTGTAATTGAAACATTGGATGATGTTGTATGGAATGAAGATCCTTTGCTTTCATTATTCATTGATGATTGCAATGACAATCAATTGGATATATCCAAGGGTGGAGCTAAGTACAATCATTATGGAATCACAACAGTTGCACTCGAAAATACTGTAAACAGCTTGTATAACATTAAAAAGCTTGTCTTTGATGATAAGAAATACACATTGACTGACTTAAACAAAATGAGAAAGAATAACTTTAAAAAAGACAAGTATCAGGATGTTTATAAGATTTTAAGGAATATGAAGCCTTGCTTTGGTATGGATGATAGAGAAATAATCAATATTACAAATGATGTCATTCAATTATTAGAGGACTGTCTAAAAGACTACACTAATGAGTTTGGTGGAAAAATCAAGTTTGGCCTTACCAATTCTTCTTACATTTTTTCAGATGATGAAATATCTGCTTCATTCGATGGAAGAAAAGTTGTGGAGCCATTCAATCCTTACATTTCTTTAGATACTGAAAAGGATTTCACTGAAGTATTGCGCTTTGCATCAAAAATTGATTTGGACGGATGCAAATTCAATGGAAATGTGATTGATCTGATGTTTGCACCTAATTTCATCAAAAATCATTTTGATGTGCTAACCGATTTTGTCATTTCAAGCATTCAATTAGGATTTTTCCAAATGCAATTTAATTTGGTTAGCAGCAAAACTTTAATTGAAGCAAAGGAAGAGCCGGAAACCCATCCAAATTTAATTGTGAAATTTTGCGGATTCAGCACTTACTTTAATGATTTGCCTAAAGGACATCAGATCTTATTAATCAATAGGGCATTAAAGAATGAAGGCAAATAG